The nucleotide window AAATTACTCATAGTCCGGAGCCTTCCATTGGTCTTTCCACGGGCGAGGCGTGTGATCTTTGATCATTTTCTGGAGCGTCATGATGCCATCGAGAACCGCTTCGGGAGTCGGAGGGCAACCGGGGACGTAAACGTCGACGGGAATGACTTTATCGGCGCCTTGCAGGACGTGATACGCACGGTAGAAACCGCCCGACGAAGCGCACGCGCCCATCGAGATCACGTACTTCGGCTCGAGCATTTGACGGTAAATGCGCACGAGGATCGGCGCCATTTTTTCGGTGATGGTGCCCGCGACGATCAGCAGATCGCTCTGACGGGGCGAGAAGCGCACGACTTCCGCGCCGAAACGCGCGAGATCGTACTTCGGTCCCATCACGCTCATGAGTTCGATTCCGCAGCACGCGGTTCCGAACGGCAAAGGCCACATGGAGTTCCG belongs to Pseudobdellovibrionaceae bacterium and includes:
- a CDS encoding NADH-quinone oxidoreductase subunit B produces the protein MSEQDTQINASAPSSIQIATGTQDAHDPSRSFAMTTRLDAVVAWGRRNSMWPLPFGTACCGIELMSVMGPKYDLARFGAEVVRFSPRQSDLLIVAGTITEKMAPILVRIYRQMLEPKYVISMGACASSGGFYRAYHVLQGADKVIPVDVYVPGCPPTPEAVLDGIMTLQKMIKDHTPRPWKDQWKAPDYE